One Glycine max cultivar Williams 82 chromosome 6, Glycine_max_v4.0, whole genome shotgun sequence DNA segment encodes these proteins:
- the SWEET15 gene encoding sugar efflux transporter SWEET15, whose protein sequence is MSHSHLSFAFGILGNIASFVCFLAPLPTFYRVCKKKSTEGFQSIPYVAALFSAMLWIFYAYVKTGETLLITINAFGCVIETIYLAVFITYCPKKARMSTLRMIVLLNFGGFCTIVLLTHLLAKGEEARVKLLGWICVVFATSVFAAPLSIIRVVIRTKSVEFLPFPLSLLLLISAIMWLLYGISLKDIYVTLPNVVGLTFGVIQIGLYAMYRNNKPIKDQKLPEHKGDIVESENVIAPTGNGEKQEEEVKPQGGDIEIGEKKEENNKQDQQQSVENKKLDQVAHDQTELNKNNINKNNNKTEERVSCEV, encoded by the exons ATGTCCCACAGTCATCTAAGTTTCGCCTTTGGGATTCTAG GTAACATTGCCTCCTTCGTGTGCTTTCTGGCACCACT ACCAACATTTTATAGAGTTTGTAAGAAGAAATCAACCGAAGGGTTCCAATCAATTCCATATGTGGCTGCACTCTTCAGTGCAATGCTTTGGATCTTTTATGCCTATGTGAAGACCGGAGAAACGCTTCTTATCACCATCAATGCATTCGGTTGCGTGATTGAGACAATTTACCTTGCCGTATTTATCACTTACTGCCCGAAGAAAGCTAGG ATGTCGACATTGAGGATGattgttttgttaaattttgggGGATTTTGCACAATTGTCCTCTTAACCCACCTACTAGCAAAAGGAGAAGAAGCCCGTGTCAAGCTTCTAGGATGGATTTGCGTAGTCTTTGCCACTAGTGTTTTTGCAGCACCTTTAAGCATTATT AGGGTGGTAATTCGGACGAAAAGCGTAGAGTTCCTTCCTTTCCCTCTTTCACTTCTCCTTCTGATAAGCGCAATTATGTGGCTCTTATACGGTATTTCCCTGAAGGATATCTATGTTACA CTCCCGAACGTTGTGGGGTTAACATTTGGAGTCATTCAAATCGGTCTCTATGCAATGTACAGAAACAACAAACCCATAAAGGATCAGAAGCTACCAGAACACAAAGGGGATATTGTTGAGAGTGAAAACGTTATTGCTCCAACAGGGAATGGTgaaaaacaagaagaagaagtaaaGCCTCAGGGTGGAGATATAGAGATTGGtgagaagaaggaagagaaTAATAAGCAAGATCAACAACAATCTGTGGAGAATAAGAAGCTTGACCAAGTTGCTCATGACCAAACGGAACTCAACAAGAACAAcatcaacaaaaacaacaacaaaacagaGGAGAGGGTGAGTTGCGAAGTTTGA